The following coding sequences lie in one Phragmites australis chromosome 8, lpPhrAust1.1, whole genome shotgun sequence genomic window:
- the LOC133926688 gene encoding uncharacterized protein LOC133926688 translates to MRRPNPPVINHNHGCPTHSNHPPNPPLPLPPPPPIPPPTRRGRSLPPPRHFVQHMALVPNGSACKDDCAAHDLPWSEMFRSASLRRPKQEDDAPPKKPPPVMKKAGKAKASAGADIAGLSLEPDARLALYIAMAHAGLAMALLVLYGLYMLLADFLRPLQWALLCSVPLRETQHALVAFWEPPLRAGLGAAVLALPLAAFRSSAATLADARAALLRRPLPPSPAFLRLLRWLVSFFFFLILFERLGAAAALVLLILALAFFAASPKLTCAASSHISRRRPSSRGLVLTGGILRHLKTLVAIGLMLGMIAGFVSGSIFFSYKIGLEGKDAVMSVKSHVEKGNYSEKIGLKKWLDDNDIPGLVDQYSDKLYDTVWEQVDQLAVQYNLTDFTSGFRHFLISQSVGPKNKELISSGPHPYSMKLQLIAVRVKNREWVEIYRELDSFFKELLITREDLVVKAKELALQGTEILKRLLSSGTSVLGGSANLMLSIALRIVSGAAEVVNFVSQLMVFLWVLYYLITVEGGGATEQVIDLLPVSKQVKDRCVEVIDHAISSVLLATAKIAVFQGGLTWLLFKFFKVHFVYTSTVLGFISALVPILPPWLSSIFAAGQLLMEGRYVLALVVTVIHLMLMDYGTTTILEDIPGYNGYLTGLSIIGGMTLFPNALEGAILGPLIMTVVIALKNLYAEFVLADTEETGS, encoded by the exons ATGCGACGTCCTAATCCCCCCGTAATTAATCACAACCATGGCTGCCCCACCCACAGTAATCACCCCCCAAAtccacccctccctctccctcccccccccccgatcCCACCCCCGACGAGGCGAGGCCGgagcctgccgccgccgcggcattTCGTCCAGCACATGGCGCTCGTGCCCAACGGCAGCGCCTGCAAGGACGACTGCGCGGCGCACGACCTGCCCTGGTCCGAGATGTTCCGGTCCGCGTCGCTCCGGCGCCCCAAGCAGGAGGACGACGCGCCACCCAAGAAGCCGCCGCCGGTGATGAAGAAGGCGGGGAAGGCCAAGGCTTCAGCAGGGGCGGACATCGCGGGGCTGTCGCTGGAGCCCGACGCGCGGCTGGCGCTCTACATCGCCATGGCGCACGCGGGGCTGGCCATGGCGCTGCTCGTGCTCTACGGCCTCTACATGCTGCTAGCCGACTTCCTCCGCCCGCTGCAGTGGGCGCTGCTCTGCTCCGTCCCTCTCCGGGAGACGCAGcacgcgctcgtcgccttctggGAGCCGCCGCTCCGGGCGGGCCTGGGAGCCGCCGTGCTCGCGCTCCCGCTCGCCGCGTTCCGGTCCTCCGCCGCCACGCTTGCCGACGCGCGCGCCGCGCTCCTGCGCCGCCCGCTCCCGCCGTCTCCGGCCTTCCTGCGTCTCCTCCGCTGGCTCgtgtccttcttcttcttcctcatcctcttcgagcgcctcggcgccgccgccgcgctggtcctcctcatcctcgcaCTCGCCTTCTTCGCCGCCTCCCCCAAGCTCACCTGCGCTGCGTCCTCCCACATCTCCCGTCGGCGCCCTTCCTCACGAGGGCTCGTCTTAACTGGAGGCATCCTTCGCCACCTCAAGACGCTCGTCGCCATCGGGCTCATGCTTGGCATGATCGCCGGGTTCGTATCCGGCAGCATCTTCTTCTCCTACAAGATCGGGCTCGAGGGCAAGGACGCCGTCATGTCCGTCAAGTCCCATGTCGAGAAGGGCAACTACTCTGAGAAGATTGGCCTCAAGAAGTGGCTGGACGACAATGACATCCCCGGCTTGGTCGATCAGTACTCCGACAAGCTCTACGACACTGTCTGGGAGCAGGTAGATCAATTGGCAGTGCAGTACAACCTTACCGATTTCACTAGCGGATTCCGGCATTTCTTAATCAGCCAATCAGTTGgcccaaagaacaaggagctcatCAGTTCAGGACCGCACCCATACTCGATGAAGTTGCAGTTGATTGCAGTGCGCGTGAAGAACAGGGAGTGGGTGGAGATTTACAGGGAGCTGGACTCGTTCTTTAAGGAGCTGTTGATCACAAGGGAAGATTTGGTGGTGAAGGCCAAAGAGCTGGCTTTGCAGGGCACAGAAATCTTAAAGAGGCTGCTGTCGAGCGGCACATCGGTGCTCGGTGGTAGTGCCAATTTGATGCTATCCATTGCTCTCCGCATTGTCTCTGGTGCGGCTGAGGTGGTCAATTTTGTATCGCAATTGATGGTCTTCTTGTGGGTGTTGTATTACCTCATTACTGTGGAGGGAGGCGGAGCTACAGAGCAGGTCATTGATCTTTTGCCAGTGTCAAAACAAGTAAAAGACCGCTGCGTTGAGGTCATCGACCATGCCATTAGTAGTGTCTTGTTAGCCACTGCCAAGATTGCCGTATTCCAAGGAGGCTTGACATGGCTGTTGTTCAAGTTCTTCAAGGTGCATTTTGTGTACACATCAACTGTGCTTGGATTCATCAGCGCGCTTGTGCCAATACTTCCACCATGGCTGTCCTCGATATTTGCCGCAGGGCAACTGCTCATGGAAGGGAGATATGTGCTTGCATTGGTGGTAACTGTGATACACCTCATGCTCATGGATTACGGCACCACTACCATTCTGGAGGATATACCTGGGTACAATGGGTATCTCACCGGTCTCAGCATAATTGGTGGCATGACACTGTTCCCCAATGCTTTGGAG GGTGCAATATTAGGTCCCCTTATAATGACGGTTGTGATAGCATTGAAGAACTTGTACGCAGAGTTTGTGCTTGCTGACACAGAGGAGACCGGCAGCTAG
- the LOC133926689 gene encoding C2 and GRAM domain-containing protein At1g03370-like yields the protein MRLVVRVIEARGLPATDADGLRDPYAKAQLGKQRAKTKVLRKTLSPAWDEEFAFRVGDLRDELLVCVLDEDRYFDDVLGQVKVPLSAVLDAENRTLGTQWYQLQPKSKKSKIKDCGEIRLNISLAQNYSEETTALAHYASDDFASNSDKSAELKKGSSLPNIPIEITTTVSESDEIEKSKEDKSNGNPSFVNKLYQIFSAKPKDAEAPAPPLSKQDNSSNILEEMPSTSSQLPEKQDCEATATMTFDELLKIFGSRHEGKEMPENLSGGVVLDQVYAVAPSDLNTLLFSPSSNFLQSLAEIQGTTNLEVQQWRHENNGEILKRVVSYTKAPTKLVKAVKATEDMIYMKADGEMFAVLADVSTPEVPFGNTFRVEILTCIMPGPELPDDEKSSRLVVSWRLNFVQSTMMKSIIENGAKQGLKENYSQFSELVARNVRPVDTKDTTASNEVLSSVQPEKESDLKLAFRIFGNFTVISSIFAFVYVSAHIILASPSIIQGLEFPGLDLPDSAGEVVVCGVLVLQGQRALNMIARFIQAKRQRGDHGVRAQGDGWLLTVALIDGTNLAATKTSGYSDPYVVFTCNGKTKTSSIKFHTLEPQWNEIFEFDAMEDPPSVMEINVYDFDGPFDEVASLGHAEVNFLKSNISELADIWIPLKGKLAQACQSKLHLRIFLNNTRGTEVMKNYLDKMEKEVGKKIAVRSPHTNSAFQKIFSLPAEEFLINDFTCHLKRKMLTQGRLFLSPRIIGFYTNLFGHKTKFFFLWEDIEDIIVVPATLSSMGSPSLFIILRKGRGMDAKHGAKQLDNEGRLKFHFQSFVSFNVAHKTIMALWKARSLTPEQKVQLVEEESEMEDAQSEENGSFLGIENAKMSEVFSSTKHIDVSKLMDIFEGGPLERRVMEKVGCMEYSITAWEPVRADVYQRQVHYKFDKKSARHGGEAMSTQQKSPLPDKNGWLVEEVMTLEGIPVGECFNLHIRYHLENIASKQKTCTVQVSIGIAWLKSCKNRKKITQDIESSASSRLKKIFSQLEKESIPLPAK from the exons ATGAGGCTTGTGGTGCGCGTGATCGAGGCCCGGGGCCTCCCGGCGACGGACGCTGACGGGCTGCGCGACCCGTACGCCAAGGCGCAGCTAGGGAAGCAGCGGGCCAAGACCAAGGTGCTGAGAAAGACGCTGAGCCCCGCCTGGGACGAGGAGTTCGCCTTCCGGGTCGGGGACCTCAGGGACGAGCTCCTCGTCTGCGTGCTCGACGAGGACCGCTACTTCGACGACGTCCTGGGGCAGGTCAAGGTGCCCCTCTCCGCGGTGCTCGACGCCGAGAACCGCACGCTCGGGACGCAGTGGTACCAGCTGCAGCCTAAGAGCAAGAAGTCCAAGATCAAGGATTGCG GAGAAATTCGTCTCAACATATCTCTAGCTCAGAATTACTCTGAAGAGACAACGGCACTTGCGCATTATGCTTCAGATGACTTCGCATCAAATTCAGACAAATCAGCTGAATTAAAGAAAGGATCTTCTTTGCCGAATATACCTATAGAAATAACCACAACAGTTTCAGAGAGTGATGAGATAGAAAAATCCAAGGAGGATAAATCAAATGGTAATCCATCATTTGTTAATAAGCTATATCAAATATTTTCAGCGAAACCAAAAGATGCAGAAGCTCCTGCTCCACCTCTCTCCAAGCAGGACAACAGTTCAAATATTCTTGAAGAAATGCCATCAACTAGCTCACAACTTCCTGAGAAGCAGGATTGTGAAGCTACTGCAACTATGACCTTTGATGAGCTACTAAAGATCTTTGGGTCTCGGCATGAAGGGAAAGAAATGCCTGAAAATTTGTCAGGTGGAGTAGTTCTTGATCAAGTTTATGCTGTTGCACCCAGTGACTTGAACACACTTCTTTTCTCTCCAAGTTCCAACTTTCTGCAATCACTAGCGGAGATTCAAGGAACTACTAATCTTGAAGTTCAACAATGGAGACATGAAAATAACGGTGAAATCTTGAAGAGGGTAGTAAGCTACACAAAAGCTCCTACTAAACTAGTTAAAGCTGTGAAAGCAACGGAGGACATGATATATATGAAGGCAGATGGAGAGATGTTTGCAGTTTTGGCAGATGTCAGTACTCCTGAAGTTCCTTTTGGCAATACTTTTAGAGTGGAGATTTTAACCTGTATAATGCCAGGGCCTGAACTACCAGATGATGAAAAGTCTTCACGTCTTGTAGTCTCTTGGCGCTTAAATTTTGTCCAAAGTACCATGATGAAGAGCATAATTGAAAATGGGGCAAAACAAGGCTTGAAGGAGAACTACTCTCAGTTCTCTGAGCTCGTGGCTCGGAATGTCAGGCCAGTTGATACAAAAGATACAACAGCCAGTAATGAAGTCTTGTCTTCAGTGCAACCAGAGAAAGAATCTGATTTGAAGCTAGCATTTCGAATATTTGGAAATTTTACTGTTATATCCTCTATTTTTGCGTTTGTTTATGTTTCCGCACACATCATCCTTGCAAGTCCTAGTATAATTCAAGGTCTTGAATTCCCGGGCTTGGACTTGCCAGATTCTGCTGGTGAAGTTGTAGTTTGTGGAGTTCTAGTTCTACAAGGACAGCGTGCCCTAAATATGATTGCACGATTCATACAGGCAAAGAGGCAGAGAG GTGATCATGGAGTCAGAGCACAAGGTGATGGCTGGTTGCTAACTGTTGCTCTGATCGACGGAACTAACTTGGCAGCAACTAAAACATCTGGTTACTCTGATCCATATGTTGTATTTACTTGCAATGGCAAGACAAAGACAAGTTCGATTAAATTTCACACCCTGGAGCCTCAGTGGAATG aaatatttgaatttgacgCCATGGAAGATCCTCCATCTGTGATGGAAATAAATGTGTATGATTTTGATGGACCCTTTGATGAGGTTGCCTCCCTTGGTCATGCTGAAGTAAATTTCTTGAAATCTAATATATCCGAGCTTGCCGACATTTGGATTCCTCTGAAGGGGAAGCTAGCTCAAGCATGTCAGTCAAAATTGCATTTGAGAATCTTCTTGAACAATACTAGGGGTACTGAAGTCATGAAAAATTACCTAGACAAAATGGAGAAAGAGGTTGGCAAAAAG ATTGCTGTGAGGTCTCCTCATACAAACTCAGCATTCCAGAAAATCTTTTCTTTGCCAGCAGAAGAATTTCTTATCAATGATTTTACTTGTCATTTAAAGAGGAAAATGCTAACGCAG GGTCGCCTTTTTTTGTCTCCAAGAATAATTGGGTTTTACACGAATCTCTTTGGCCACAAAACTAAATTCTTCTTTCTTTGGGAAGATATTGAAGACATCATAGTGGTCCCTGCAACCCTATCTTCAATGGGAAGTCCATCTCTATTTATTATTCTTCGCAAGGGCAGAGGAATGGATGCAAAGCATGGAGCGAAGCAACTGGACAACGAAGGAAGACTCAAGTTTCATTTCCAATCTTTTGTGTCATTCAATGTGGCGCATAA AACAATAATGGCACTGTGGAAGGCAAGGTCCTTGACCCCTGAACAAAAAGTACAGCTTGTAGAAGAGGAATCAGAAATGGAAGACGCCCAAAGTGAGGAAAATGGATCTTTCTTAGGGATAGAGAATGCCAAAATGTCTGAGGTGTTCTCATCTACAAAACATATTGAT GTATCAAAACTCATGGACATATTTGAGGGTGGTCCTTTGGAACGTCGAGTAATGGAGAAGGTTGGTTGTATGGAGTACTCTATTACAGCATGGGAACCAGTGAGAGCTGATGTTTACCAGAGGCAAGTTCATTACAAGTTTGACAAGAAATCAGCACGGCATGGGGGAGAAGCAATGAGCACCCAACAGAAGTCTCCTTTGCCTGATAAGAATGGATGGCTTGTGGAAGAAGTGATGACACTTGAAGGCATCCCAGTTGGTGAATGTTTCAAT CTCCATATTCGATACCATCTGGAGAACATTGCATCCAAGCAGAAGACTTGCACTGTCCAAGTATCTATTGGCATAGCATGGTTAAAGAGCTGCAAGAATCGAAAGAAGATCACGCAGGACATAGAATCCAGTGCATCTTCTCGCCTCAAGAAGATATTCAGCCAACTCGAGAAGGAATCTATACCGCTGCCAGCTAAGTAG